In Onychostoma macrolepis isolate SWU-2019 chromosome 04, ASM1243209v1, whole genome shotgun sequence, one DNA window encodes the following:
- the LOC131539302 gene encoding uridylate-specific endoribonuclease A-like: MKIILFLTITLISQGYSARVSDAEIKSLSETLFKLDHNRATASELVIDPQTLISSSETGSEDDQSSRPLFKQVSSTLLSKPTYQALLNLLDNYRRVSGEAEDVTSQEEQEQDTFLQEAMNTDVGRELYNFLHSKGIYSSQSEFIQDLKMMWFGLYSRSKGKKLDSSGFEHTFAGEIKKGKVSGFHNWLQFYLNEKEGLLNYYSHSFNGPWTAYPDVLGMQFEWDGYFKEVGSAFIGSSPEFDLAIYSLCYITRPGKKCYVSLGGNTLGIQTYTWENSSYGDGKKYIASAYPATPRSSAI, from the exons CCAGAGTCTCTGACGCTGAGATCAAGTCTCTGTCTGAGACGCTGTTCAAGTTAGACCATAACAGAGCCACAGCCTCAGAGCTGGTCATTGATCCTCAGACACTGATCTCTTCATCTGAGACCGGCTCCGAGGATGACCAGTCATCTCGCCC ATTGTTCAAGCAAGTGAGTAGTACTTTGCTCTCCAAGCCCACGTATCAAGCTCTGCTGAATCTATTAGACAACTATAGAAGGGTGTCAGGGGAAGCGGAGGATGTGACCTCACAGGAAGAGCAGGAGCAGGACACTTTCCTCCAAGAGGCCATGAACACTGATGTGGGCAGGGAGCTTTACAATTTCCTCCACTCTAAAG GTATATACTCATCACAGAGCGAGTTTATCCAGGATCTGAAGATGATGTGGTTTGGTCTTTACTCTCGATCTAAAGGCAAAAAACTGGACTCCAGCGGGTTTGAGCACACCTTTGCAg GGGAAATTAAGAAAGGAAAGGTGTCTGGTTTCCACAACTGGCTGCAGTTTTATCTGAATGAGAAAGAGGGCCTCCTGAATTACTACAGCCATAGTTTTAATGGCCCT TGGACCGCATATCCTGATGTATTGGGAATGCAGTTTGAATGGGATGGCTATTTCAAAGAGGTTGGTTCTGCCTTTATTGGCTCTAGTCCTGAATTTGATCTGGCTATCTACAGTCTCTGCTACATCACCCGTCCTGGCAAGAA GTGTTATGTGAGTCTGGGAGGAAACACTCTGGGCATTCAGACCTATACATGGGAAAACAGCAGCTATGGGGATGGAAAGAAGTACATTGCCTCCGCTTACCCTGCCACACCACGATCATCTGCCATCTGA